The genomic window TCGTAGTCGAGCACCACCCAGTGCGCGTGATGCATCCCTTCGACCGCCAGCGCCCGCTGTCCCGCCTTGCCCATCGCGTCCTCGATCCCGCGCGCGATCGCCTGCACCTGCACGTCGGAGCGTCCGGTCGCCACCAAAAAATAATCCGCGACTGACTTCAGATGCTCGACTTCGAGCACCACCAGGTCGTAGGCCTTTTTTTCCAGCGCCGCTTCGGCGGCGGCGTATGCCTTTTTCAGCGCGGTCAAGAAATGTGTCCGCGACGCGGCAACGTGCTCGCCGCTGGTGGCTGGTTCGATCGGAATGAACGCGAAAGTTTAAGCAGAGCGATCCTCAATAGAGCGCGTGGTACTGGATGTAATCGACGACATCGCTCGGCACCAGGTACCTGATCGATTCACCGTGTTGCAGTTTGCCGCGAATTTCAGTCGCTGAAATGGGTAGGAACGTGGTTTCGACGAAAGATAGCGTTTGTCCGCTCG from Candidatus Binatus sp. includes these protein-coding regions:
- the rsfS gene encoding ribosome silencing factor produces the protein MTALKKAYAAAEAALEKKAYDLVVLEVEHLKSVADYFLVATGRSDVQVQAIARGIEDAMGKAGQRALAVEGMHHAHWVVLDYDDVVIHLFYEPAREFYRLETNWIDAHEVKLPEPIRTQAEGLRIRAIG